In Struthio camelus isolate bStrCam1 chromosome 13, bStrCam1.hap1, whole genome shotgun sequence, the following are encoded in one genomic region:
- the CDHR2 gene encoding cadherin-related family member 2: protein MAGRVLVLFPFFLAAVSGNTAPYFNMTLVYVPEDLKIGEEAFQLQAIDADGDPLTYSISGSEAFYFSVEAHTGKVLLKNLLDRESLARLTLTITVSDGQNDAVSKKLTVIVEDRNDNAPIFQNLPYETTVAENMTADSIIYTVSANDSDTGNASKVSYSIEEVIPDNTKNHWLFYILPNGSVVLNGSLDYALNTFYQIKIVAKDGGGLLHGVLTFQQSTTYLSVTVRDLPNLNPWFLNEPYSGSVPENCPLGTTVLTITAIDRDTGVNDEISYSITNASIPFAINAMTGTITVTGSLDREQLPNEVLLLEVTAREKNLDIYGNVAETSTQVTVTVTDINDNKPQFYLCSLSSCNFSADAQSNFTGSIVEHTSSNVAVSGLDIVTHDPDKGVNSSFELYLQGPNASAFFVSPKKIVGTGEVQILVQDSLSVDYEISHVMVVEIVANDTGNPTDCCSMATVTINLIDSNDHIPEFPQTVYSLSVVENSVAGTIISPGIRAYDPDSGILGQITYQLFPESVREVFMVNATNGAVLVRNGSWLDRETRSLYYANLQAKDGGNLTGSTLLEITVLDANDNPPVVTGSYFISVNEGQNVSVQILAIDNDEPGTPNSELHFKILPGPFSANFTIDAVTGEMHNEGLLDREALDDDRGRMVVTVEVHDLGTPQLSTSVNVTITVGDVNDNAPMFLNQSYKFSVFEGSAGSFVGNVEATDADKTDINSRISFLLQSGNGSSNFLIRSSRLGPGNYSGQLSLDPDVSLDYESLQQKFFSLVVLAENTAADSLGDTANVSVVVYVLDVNDEPPTILPTLPQDVSVSENGTQEGLVCTVVGSDPDTNHLLVFEELGVTCFKGAISAGEVCRDWFVLAPNGSVLVNSSDIDYELCDVVVLMLRAEDVYTEKGNRYSQNETLEILITDINDNAPVFLPISETFVVVPDISPVNLEVAVVKAKDADSEAGGVIIFSILSVVLVQDNGISRPFENLFKVVTTAEQDTYIGSIQVASNLDASLKGQYQVTVEAKDDKAPVHTTQTVLDIFTVDQSYLVVLQFVIPVDEVQSNLDSIKLALTMATKAQVYVVAIRTQENARTSRASRAQAKSVMEVYFVYSNGTALQVNQLSVLLQSNSQVLTQLVTLGLAVIGPGEVTKPDKEKELIGVIAGLAAFILLFILIMILALVLTTRSFKRKLNAMKALKAATTLTPAMVQQGPGIPGTNQYNAEGANPVLNLSLDPSHDLGFHEDSCSLASMNSLDENLVNAAGDDTPKAKKGKAWLVDTTADEALAAALHLQKPSKVAFINDAFTTTDL, encoded by the exons ATGGCAGGGCGCGTGCTGGTGCTGTTCCCCTTCTTCCTGGCGGCAG TTTCAGGGAACACAGCCCCCTACTTCAACATGACCCTCGTGTACGTGCCAGAGGACCTGAAGATTG GCGAGGAGGCCTTCCAGTTGCAGGCAATTGATGCGGACGGGGACCCACTCACCTACAGCATCAGTGGGTCAGAGGCCTTCTACTTCTCTGTCGAGGCCCACACGGGCAAAGTGCTGCTCAAGAACCTCCTGGACCGTGAG TCCCTGGCCAGGCTCACGCTCACCATCACAGTGTCCGACGGGCAGAACGACGCG GTCTCCAAAAAACTGACGGTCATCGTGGAGGACCGTAACGACAATGCCCCCATCTTCCAGAACCTGCCGTATGAAACCACCGTTGCGGAG AACATGACAGCCGACAGCATCATCTACACGGTGTCAGCCAACGACAGCGACACTGGGAACGCCTCCAAAGTCAGCTATAGCATTGAGGAG GTGATCCCGGACAACACGAAGAATCATTGGCTCTTCTACATCCTGCCCAACGGGAGCGTGGTGCTCAATGGCTCGCTGGACTATGCCTTGAACACCTTTTACCAGATCAAGATCGTCGCCAAG GATGGCGGGGGGCTGCTGCACGGGGTGCTGACCTTCCAGCAGAGCACGACCTACTTGTCTGTGACTGTCCGTGACTTGCCCAACCTCAACCCGTGGTTCCTCAATGAGCCTTACTCCGGCTCTGTGCCGGAGAACTGCCCTCTG GGCACCACCGTGCTGACCATCACCGCTATTGACAGAGACACAGGAGTGAATGATGAAATCTCCTACAGCATCACCA ATGCCAGCATCCCTTTTGCTATCAATGCCATGACGGGCACTATCACTGTGACTGGCTCCCTGGACCGGGAGCAGCTCCCAAACgaagtgctgctgctggaagtcACG GCACGCGAGAAGAACCTGGACATCTATGGCAATGTGGCCGAGACCAGCACGCAGGTGACGGTCACCGTGACTGATATCAACGACAACAAGCCTCAGTTCTACCTCTGCTCCCTCTCCAGCTGCAACTTCTCTGCTGATGCCCAGAGCAACTTCACGGGCAGCATCGTGGAGCACACCTCCTCCAACGTGGCTGTGTCTGGACTCGATATCGTCACACATGACCCTGACAAG GGCGTCAATAGCAGTTTTGAGCTGTACCTGCAAGGTCCGAATGCCAGCGCCTTCTTTGTCTCCCCCAAGAAGATTGTGGGCACGGGGGAAGTCCAGATCCTGGTGCAAGATTCACTGTCTGTGGACTACGAAATAAGCCATGTCatggtggtggag aTCGTTGCTAATGACACAGGGAACCCCACAGACTGCTGCTCCATGGCCACTGTGACCATCAACCTCATCGACAGCAACGACCACATCCCCGAGTTCCCCCAGACTGTTTACAGCCTAAGCGTGGTGGAGAACAGTGTCGCCGGCACCATCATCTCCCCAGGCATCAGG GCCTATGATCCAGATAGCGGTATCCTGGGCCAGATCACCTACCAGCTCTTCCCAGAGAGTGT CCGGGAAGTCTTCATGGTGAACGCCACAAACGGGGCCGTGCTGGTGCGCAACGGGAGCTGGCTGGACCGCGAGACTCGCTCCCTCTATTATGCCAACCTCCAGGCCAAAGATGGGGGCAACCTGACAGGGTCCACACTGCTGGAGATCACTGTGCTGGATGCCAATGACAACCCCCCCGTCGTCACCGGCTCCTACTTCATCTCCGTGAACGAGGGGCAGAACGTCAGCGTGCAGATCCTG GCCATAGACAACGATGAGCCTGGCACCCCCAACAGCGAGTTGCACTTCAAGATCTTGCCAGGGCCATTCAGTGCCAACTTCACCATTGATGCGGTCACGGGTGAGATGCACAATGAGGGACTCCTGGACCGCGAGGCTTTGGATGATGACCGTGGGCGGATGGTGGTGACGGTGGAGGTGCACGACCTGGGCACgccacagctcagcacctctgtcAACGTCACCATCACTGTGGGG GATGTGAATGACAACGCGCCCATGTTCCTCAACCAGTCCTATAAGTTCTCCGTCTTTGAAGGCTCTGCAG GGTCCTTTGTGGGCAACGTGGAGGCCACAGATGCTGACAAGACGGACATCAATTCCCGCATTTCTTTCCTGCTTCAGAGCGGCAATGGCTCCAGCAACTTTCTGATCCGCTCTTCCCGCCTGGGGCCAGGGAACTACAGCGGACAGCTGTCCCTGGACCCCGATGTGTCCCTGGACTACGAGAGCTTGCAGCAGAAGTTCTTCTCCCTGGTGGTACTTGCAGAGAATACAGCGGCAGACAGCCTGGGGGACACCGCCAATGTCTCAGTAGTGGTCTACGTCCTAGACGTCAATGATGAGCCCCCCACCATCCTGCCAACCTTGCCACAGGACGTGAGCGTGAGCGAGAATGGCACGCAGGAGGGCCTGGTCTGCACCGTGGTCGGCTCCGACCCGGACACCAACCACTTGCTGGTCTTCGAAGAGCTGGGAGTCACCTGCTTCAAAGGGGCGATCAGTGCTGGGGAGGTGTGCAGGGACTGGTTTGTGCTGGCACCCAATGGCTCGGTGCTGGTGAACAGCTCGGACATTGACTACGAGCTGTGCGATGTGGTGGTGCTCATGCTGCGGGCTGAAGACGTGTACACCGAGAAGGGCAACCGCTATAGCCAGAATG AAACCCTGGAGATCCTCATCACTGATATAAACGACAACGCACCGGTTTTCCTGCCCATCTCCGAGACGTTCG TGGTCGTCCCTGACATCTCTCCTGTGAACCTAGAAGTGGCTGTAGTGAAG GCCAAGGATGCCGACTCGGAGGCTGGGGGAGTCATCATCTTCTCCATCCTCAGCGTGGTGCTCGTGCAGGACAACGGCATCAGTCGGCCTTTTGAGAACCTCTTCAAGGTGGTGACCACGGCTGAGCAGGACACCTACATCGGGAGCATCCA GGTGGCCAGCAACCTCGACGCCTCACTGAAGGGGCAGTACCAGGTGACGGTGGAGGCCAAGGATGACAAGGCACCGGTGCACACAACGCAGACTGTGCTAGAT ATCTTCACAGTGGATCAGAGCTACCTAGTTGTCCTCCAGTTCGTGATCCCAGTGGATGAAGTCCAGAGTAACTTGGACAGTATTAAACT GGCGCTGACCATGGCGACCAAGGCACAGGTCTATGTGGTGGCCATCCGGACCCAGGAGAACGCCCGCACCTCCCGTGCCTCCCG GGCTCAAGCCAAGTCTGTGATGGAGGTGTACTTTGTCTACAGCAACGGCACCGCATTGCAAGTCAACCAGCTAAGCGT GCTCCTACAGAGCAACTCTCAGGTCTTGACGCAGctggtgactctgggcctggccGTCATC ggcCCCGGCGAGGTGACGAAGCCCGACAAGGAGAAGGAGCTGATTGGTGTCATCGCAGGGCTGGCAGCATTCATACTCCTCTTCATCCTCATCATGATTCTGGCCTTGGTTCTCACCACCAGGAG CTTCAAGAGGAAGCTGAACGCAATGAAGGCTCTGAAGGCTGCCACGACGCTCACCCCTGCCATGGTGCAGCAGGGACCAGGCATCCCCGGGACCAACCAGTACAATGCTGAGGG GGCGAACCCCGTGCTCAACCTCTCCCTCGATCCCTCCCACGATCTGGGCTTCCACGAGGACTCCTGCTCTCTGGCCAG CATGAATTCATTGGATGAAAACCTAGTAAATGCAGCCGGGGACGATACCCCCAAGGCCAAG AAGGGCAAAGCGTGGCTCGTGGACACCACTGCTGACGAGGCACTGGCGGCTGCCCTGCACCTGCAGAAACCCAGCAAAGTAGCATTCATTAACGATGCCTTCACCACCACGGACTTGTGA